One Canis lupus dingo isolate Sandy chromosome 29, ASM325472v2, whole genome shotgun sequence genomic region harbors:
- the NPBWR1 gene encoding neuropeptides B/W receptor type 1 yields MHNGSSSEPGPTNTSCWGPAPGCPNASSPPPPPPLPPPLAVAVPVVYAVICAVGLAGNSAVLYVLLRAPRTKTVTNLFILNLAVADELFTLVLPINIADFLLQQWPFGELMCKLIVAIDQYNTFSSLYFLTVMSADRYLVVLATAESRRVAGRTYSAARAVSLAVWGLVTLVVLPFAVFARLDDEQGRLQCVLVFPQPEAFWWRASRLYTLVLGFAIPVSTICVLYSILLCRLRAMRLDSHARALDRAKKRVTLLVVAILAACLLCWTPYHLSTVVALTTDLPQTPLVIAVSYFITSLSYANSCLNPFLYAFLDDSFRKSLRQLLACRAAA; encoded by the coding sequence ATGCACAACGGGTCATCCTCGGAGCCGGGGCCCACCAACACGTCGTGCTGGGGCCCCGCGCCCGGCTGCCCCAACGCATccagcccgccgccgccgccgccactgcCGCCGCCGCTCGCAGTGGCCGTGCCGGTCGTCTACGCGGTGATCTGCGCGGTGGGGCTGGCCGGCAACTCGGCGGTGCTGTACGTGCTGCTGCGGGCGCCCCGCACGAAGACCGTCACCAACCTGTTCATCCTCAACCTGGCCGTTGCCGACGAGCTCTTCACGCTCGTGCTGCCCATCAACATCGCCGACTTCCTGCTGCAACAGTGGCCCTTCGGGGAGCTCATGTGCAAGCTCATCGTGGCCATCGACCAGTACAACACGTTCTCCAGCCTCTACTTCCTCACGGTCATGAGCGCCGACCGCTACCTGGTCGTGCTGGCCACCGCCGAGTCGCGCCGCGTGGCGGGCCGCACGTACAGCGCCGCGCGCGCGGTGAGCCTGGCGGTGTGGGGGCTGGTGACGCTGGTCGTGCTGCCCTTCGCGGTCTTCGCCCGGCTCGACGACGAGCAGGGCCGGCTCCAGTGCGTGCTGGTCTTCCCGCAGCCCGAGGCCTTCTGGTGGCGGGCGAGCCGCCTCTACACGCTCGTGCTGGGCTTCGCCATCCCCGTGTCCACCATCTGCGTCCTCTACAGCATCCTGCTGTGCCGGCTGCGCGCCATGCGGCTGGACAGCCACGCCAGGGCTCTGGACCGCGCGAAGAAGCGGGTGACGCTCTTGGTGGTGGCGATCCTGGCCGCGTGCCTGCTCTGCTGGACGCCCTACCACCTGAGCACCGTGGTGGCGCTCACCACCGACCTCCCGCAGACGCCGCTCGTCATCGCGGTCTCCTACTTCATCACCAGCCTGAGCTACGCCAACAGCTGCCTCAACCCCTTTCTCTACGCTTTCCTGGACGACAGCTTCCGCAAGAGCCTCCGCCAGCTGCTGGCCTGCCGCGCCGCCGCCTGa